A window of Costertonia aggregata contains these coding sequences:
- a CDS encoding BaiN/RdsA family NAD(P)/FAD-dependent oxidoreductase produces MWDVIVIGGGAAGFYTAIHIAEARPDLKIAILERGKEVLGKVKVSGGGRCNVTHAEFDPNELVKNYPRGEKELLGPFHSYASGDTVAFFEKKGIPLKIEEDGRMFPVSNSSQTIIDCFLNETERLGVQILRHSTVTQIEKLKDNSWRVTSIKGEYLAKKIVIATGSNPKIWKLIKKLGHTLEPAVPSLFTFNIKDKRINGIPGLSTNATVDVLERQLFNPKITIKLKSQKEKPPVLTSEGPLLITHWGMSGPAILKLSAWGAKTLHEMAYKFKIRVNWLPDYNSGAVLSFLMEIKAVEAKKTILRTKAFDIPRRLWTNLVRASHIPKDLKWADCAKVQLENLAGQLTACEFQVDGKSTFKEEFVTAGGVNLKEINFKTFESKKHEGLYFAGEVINIDAITGGFNFQNAWTGGYMVAKAITKT; encoded by the coding sequence ATGTGGGACGTAATCGTTATAGGTGGCGGTGCTGCCGGGTTTTATACGGCCATACACATTGCCGAAGCTAGACCAGATCTCAAAATAGCTATTTTGGAAAGGGGCAAGGAGGTCTTGGGCAAGGTAAAAGTATCGGGAGGTGGTCGTTGTAATGTTACCCATGCCGAGTTTGACCCTAACGAATTGGTTAAGAACTACCCAAGGGGCGAGAAAGAGCTTTTAGGCCCCTTTCATTCGTATGCCAGTGGCGATACGGTCGCTTTCTTCGAGAAAAAAGGCATTCCGCTAAAAATAGAGGAGGATGGGCGTATGTTTCCGGTTTCCAACTCTTCCCAAACAATAATAGATTGTTTTTTGAACGAAACGGAACGCTTGGGCGTTCAAATCCTTAGGCACAGCACGGTGACCCAAATAGAAAAGCTAAAAGATAATTCTTGGCGGGTAACCTCGATCAAGGGTGAATACCTTGCAAAAAAAATAGTGATCGCTACGGGCAGCAATCCTAAAATTTGGAAATTGATAAAAAAACTGGGTCATACCTTAGAACCGGCAGTGCCTTCTTTGTTTACTTTTAATATAAAGGATAAACGCATAAACGGTATTCCAGGGTTGAGTACGAATGCGACCGTAGATGTTTTGGAGCGACAGCTATTTAATCCAAAAATCACGATAAAGCTCAAAAGCCAAAAAGAGAAACCACCTGTTTTGACTTCCGAAGGGCCTTTGTTGATAACCCATTGGGGCATGAGCGGTCCGGCGATACTCAAATTATCGGCATGGGGGGCGAAAACATTGCATGAGATGGCATATAAATTTAAGATAAGGGTGAATTGGTTACCCGATTACAATTCTGGAGCCGTACTTTCGTTTTTGATGGAAATCAAAGCGGTCGAGGCAAAAAAGACCATACTACGTACAAAAGCCTTTGATATACCAAGAAGGTTATGGACAAATTTGGTGCGTGCGTCCCATATACCCAAAGATTTAAAATGGGCAGATTGCGCCAAGGTTCAATTGGAAAATTTGGCAGGACAGTTAACGGCATGTGAATTTCAAGTAGACGGTAAAAGCACCTTCAAGGAAGAATTTGTAACGGCAGGTGGCGTTAATTTGAAAGAAATCAATTTTAAGACCTTTGAAAGTAAAAAGCATGAAGGCCTGTATTTTGCCGGCGAAGTGATCAATATAGATGCGATAACGGGTGGCTTTAACTTTCAAAATGCATGGACGGGTGGTTACATGGTGGCAAAAGCCATAACAAAAACATAA
- a CDS encoding geranylgeranylglycerol-phosphate geranylgeranyltransferase encodes MLSRKNKLLLLKVLSLFSVVRGYNVFMIALAQYLASIYILAPALPLRKVIFDINLFIIVVASTLVIAAGYIINNFYDAEKDLINKPRKSMLDRLVSQRFKLTTYFVLNFLAVFAASYVSFRAVFFFSAYIFGIWFYSHKLKRLPFMGNFVSATLAITPFFAVFVYYKNFETVIFVHALFLFLLILAREMIKDLENISGDMAQNYKTIPIIYGVFVSKLCIALLILLTLIPSLLLILKFDVGLMYHYFTGCIILLMLFLLLLAKSSTKKHYVWLHNILKLIIVVGVFSILLINVDLVLNRIL; translated from the coding sequence ATGCTTTCTAGAAAAAATAAACTCTTGCTTTTAAAGGTATTGAGTCTGTTTTCTGTTGTTCGGGGCTATAATGTTTTCATGATTGCATTGGCGCAGTATTTGGCATCTATATATATTCTCGCGCCGGCCCTACCCCTACGAAAGGTCATTTTTGACATCAACCTCTTTATCATCGTGGTGGCATCAACATTGGTCATAGCCGCAGGGTATATTATCAATAATTTTTACGATGCCGAGAAAGATCTTATAAACAAACCCAGAAAAAGTATGTTGGATCGCTTAGTAAGTCAGCGCTTTAAACTCACCACCTATTTCGTGCTTAATTTTTTGGCGGTCTTTGCGGCAAGCTATGTCTCATTTAGGGCGGTTTTTTTCTTTTCGGCCTACATATTCGGTATATGGTTCTATTCACATAAATTAAAACGATTGCCCTTTATGGGTAATTTTGTTTCGGCCACATTGGCCATAACGCCTTTTTTTGCAGTATTCGTCTACTACAAAAACTTTGAGACGGTCATATTCGTTCACGCTTTATTTTTGTTTTTATTGATATTGGCCCGTGAGATGATAAAGGATCTCGAGAATATTTCCGGGGACATGGCACAGAACTACAAAACCATTCCCATTATATATGGTGTTTTCGTTTCAAAGCTATGCATAGCCTTATTGATTTTATTGACACTTATCCCATCTTTGCTATTGATCTTAAAGTTTGATGTTGGCCTTATGTACCATTACTTTACGGGATGTATTATTTTATTGATGCTCTTTTTGTTATTATTGGCCAAATCATCGACTAAAAAGCATTACGTATGGTTGCATAACATTCTTAAATTAATAATCGTTGTCGGCGTTTTCAGTATTTTACTGATCAACGTTGACTTGGTTTTAAATCGAATTTTATAA
- a CDS encoding PorP/SprF family type IX secretion system membrane protein yields MILKNSPKALVALAIMCLLNGSMVMAQQTPAFSEYNYNPFIINSAYAGLMPNTEATLSNSGFLNTVEGSPKSFAFSFNSPLNRGKVGVGAGIISDEIGVTKSTSVFGAYSYKIFFDFKDDRPYWQIYSPGVLSFGITAGVQLYQDNLLDLGITDDPRFSENISATIPTVGLGFLFNHSRFYVGVSAPNVLGDRLASEQDLNLRNPIYGYFGYRFFNNRFQDIMIKPNLLLKYENGAPLQADINLSFSFRNKFELGTGYRTSSSVNLLAGIYLFNNLRFIYQYNLALKDSPLGNIHGLVLSYKFGDGYALD; encoded by the coding sequence ATGATTTTAAAAAACAGTCCCAAGGCATTGGTTGCCTTGGCCATTATGTGCCTTTTGAACGGCAGTATGGTCATGGCACAACAAACCCCTGCGTTCTCGGAATATAATTACAATCCGTTTATCATTAATTCAGCTTATGCCGGGTTGATGCCGAATACCGAGGCTACTTTGAGCAATTCTGGGTTCTTGAATACCGTAGAGGGTAGCCCAAAGAGTTTCGCATTTAGTTTTAACAGCCCTTTGAACAGAGGTAAAGTAGGTGTTGGCGCAGGTATAATATCCGATGAAATAGGTGTAACAAAATCTACTAGCGTGTTCGGGGCATATTCCTATAAAATATTTTTTGATTTTAAGGACGACAGACCGTACTGGCAAATATATAGCCCTGGAGTACTTTCCTTTGGGATTACTGCCGGTGTACAACTGTATCAAGATAATTTGCTCGACCTTGGTATAACCGATGATCCACGATTCAGTGAAAATATAAGTGCCACCATACCCACCGTAGGCCTTGGCTTTCTGTTCAACCATTCGCGGTTTTATGTTGGTGTATCGGCCCCGAACGTATTGGGGGACAGGTTGGCATCGGAACAAGATCTTAACCTGAGGAATCCTATCTATGGTTATTTTGGTTATCGGTTTTTCAACAATCGTTTTCAAGATATCATGATCAAGCCGAACCTGCTACTTAAGTATGAGAACGGCGCACCTTTGCAGGCCGATATAAATCTATCCTTTAGTTTCAGGAACAAGTTTGAACTGGGAACGGGATACCGTACCAGCTCTTCGGTAAACCTTTTGGCGGGCATATATTTGTTCAACAACCTTCGTTTTATATATCAATACAACCTCGCCTTAAAAGATAGTCCTTTAGGAAATATACATGGTTTGGTGCTCAGCTATAAATTCGGTGATGGGTATGCCTTGGATTAG
- a CDS encoding diphosphomevalonate/mevalonate 3,5-bisphosphate decarboxylase family protein: MTEKDFIPSPYHITVAGGKVTYKSPSNIALVKYWGKKENQIPANPSISFTLDACATTTTISFIKLSSVANEFQFDLYFEGKPKEDFNPKIRTFFKRIVPYMPFLTAYHFTIETSNSFPHSSGIASSASGMSALALCLMEIEKQLNPKIETDYYYKKASFLARLGSGSASRSIEGDIVQWGEHEKTKGSSDLYGIKYPYHVHDIFKKYHDTILLVDKGEKQVSSTVGHNLMHGHPFAGQRFAQAHENLTKLQSVLANGDLDAFIKIVESEALTLHAMMMTSQPYFILMKPQTLEIINRIWAFRKKSGTHVCFTLDAGANVHVLYPEIEKDEVHQFIKNELVTYCQNGQYIHDRIGFGAKKMI, encoded by the coding sequence ATGACCGAAAAAGATTTTATCCCTTCTCCTTACCATATTACAGTCGCAGGTGGGAAAGTCACCTATAAATCTCCCAGTAATATCGCATTGGTAAAATATTGGGGAAAAAAGGAGAATCAAATACCGGCAAATCCATCCATAAGTTTCACATTGGATGCCTGTGCCACCACAACAACGATAAGTTTTATAAAATTATCCTCGGTTGCCAATGAATTTCAGTTCGATTTATATTTTGAAGGAAAACCTAAGGAAGATTTCAACCCCAAGATCAGGACTTTCTTTAAAAGAATAGTGCCCTACATGCCATTTTTAACGGCGTATCATTTTACAATAGAAACGTCCAATTCCTTTCCGCATAGCAGTGGCATTGCCTCATCTGCCAGCGGAATGTCGGCTTTGGCACTCTGTCTTATGGAAATAGAAAAACAATTGAACCCGAAAATCGAAACAGATTACTATTATAAAAAAGCATCTTTTTTGGCACGTTTGGGTTCAGGCAGTGCCAGTAGAAGTATTGAGGGTGACATAGTACAGTGGGGCGAGCATGAAAAAACAAAAGGCAGTTCCGACTTGTACGGCATAAAATACCCGTATCATGTACATGACATTTTTAAGAAATACCATGATACCATTTTATTGGTTGACAAGGGTGAAAAACAAGTCAGCAGTACCGTTGGCCACAATTTAATGCATGGGCACCCTTTTGCGGGGCAAAGGTTTGCCCAAGCCCATGAAAACCTTACAAAACTACAATCGGTTTTGGCCAACGGTGATTTGGATGCATTTATTAAAATAGTGGAAAGCGAAGCTTTGACCTTGCATGCCATGATGATGACCAGCCAACCCTATTTTATTTTAATGAAACCCCAAACGTTGGAAATCATCAATAGAATATGGGCGTTTCGGAAAAAATCGGGAACGCATGTTTGTTTTACCTTGGATGCTGGGGCTAACGTTCATGTGCTCTATCCGGAAATCGAAAAAGATGAGGTGCATCAATTTATTAAAAATGAGTTGGTCACCTATTGTCAAAATGGGCAATATATTCATGACCGAATCGGTTTTGGAGCAAAGAAAATGATTTGA
- a CDS encoding TspO/MBR family protein, with protein MKKKIIYIAISVIVCLIIGFLSSIVTQTSVDTWFLTLKKPSFNPPNWLFAPVWTVLYILMGVSAGLVWAKGFYHKWVKTALYFFGLQLLFNATWSIAFFGLRNPLWALFIILVLLLLILLTIRWFRVIDRLAAYLLLPYLFWVLFATVLNYKIWELN; from the coding sequence TTGAAAAAGAAGATTATTTACATTGCGATATCGGTTATCGTTTGCCTCATTATCGGGTTTTTATCCAGTATTGTGACCCAAACTTCAGTCGATACCTGGTTCCTTACATTAAAAAAACCAAGTTTTAACCCCCCAAATTGGCTTTTTGCCCCCGTTTGGACCGTATTGTATATTTTGATGGGGGTTTCTGCCGGTTTGGTATGGGCCAAAGGTTTTTACCACAAATGGGTAAAGACCGCATTGTACTTTTTTGGGTTGCAATTACTGTTCAATGCCACTTGGAGCATTGCCTTCTTTGGCTTAAGGAATCCCCTATGGGCACTTTTCATCATTTTGGTCTTATTGCTATTGATTTTATTGACCATTCGCTGGTTTAGGGTAATCGATAGGCTTGCCGCTTATTTACTGTTGCCTTATTTGTTTTGGGTGCTTTTTGCAACGGTGTTGAATTACAAGATCTGGGAGTTGAACTGA
- a CDS encoding glycerophosphodiester phosphodiesterase — protein MNKPLVIGHRGAMGHETENSLASVQKALDLGVDMIEIDVFKIDSGEIMVFHDAKVDRLTNGGGNIEEYNFFDLSQLQLDGGHKIPTLQDVLKLIDNKVVLNIELKGANTAETVNHIINYYIKEKDWSLNNFLISSFNWDELKQMRSLNKAVPIAVLTEEEPVDAIAIAKELNAEAINPNFKNLNRDNTIKIKEVGLKIYPWTVNEPQDILKMKRLGVNGIITNYPERIK, from the coding sequence ATGAATAAACCTTTAGTGATAGGTCACAGAGGTGCCATGGGCCACGAGACCGAAAACTCCTTGGCATCGGTACAAAAAGCATTGGATTTGGGAGTGGATATGATCGAGATCGATGTCTTCAAAATCGACAGTGGGGAGATCATGGTTTTTCATGATGCCAAAGTGGATAGGTTGACCAATGGCGGGGGAAACATTGAGGAATACAATTTTTTTGACCTTTCCCAGCTTCAATTGGATGGTGGCCATAAAATACCCACATTACAGGACGTTCTAAAATTGATAGATAATAAGGTTGTCTTGAATATCGAGCTGAAAGGGGCCAACACAGCCGAAACGGTAAACCATATCATAAACTATTACATAAAAGAAAAAGACTGGTCTTTGAACAATTTTTTGATATCCAGTTTTAATTGGGACGAGTTAAAACAGATGCGAAGCTTAAACAAAGCGGTACCTATAGCCGTTCTTACCGAAGAAGAACCGGTCGATGCCATTGCCATTGCCAAAGAGTTGAATGCCGAGGCTATAAATCCAAACTTTAAAAACCTAAATCGTGACAATACCATCAAAATAAAGGAAGTTGGCCTTAAAATATACCCTTGGACGGTCAACGAACCACAAGATATTTTAAAGATGAAGCGTTTAGGGGTAAATGGCATTATAACCAATTATCCGGAACGCATAAAGTAA
- a CDS encoding pseudouridine synthase, producing the protein MGRSDSGNGNKKSGRQGGNFRKKSYARGNAPIKKNTEPQKPSDPNVIRLNRYVANSGVCSRREADIYIAAGNVTVNGKPITEMGYKVKLTDDVRFDGRRLNPVKKEYVVLNKPKDFVTTTRDERGRRTVMGLISNASKSELVPVDKLDKDTTGLLLFTNDGELSQRLKSPKNGLRKIYHIELSKPLRSADLKKIQEGIAVDEKVVRVQEISFVDNAPKNQVGMEIFSSRNNIVKRIFEELEYEIVKLDRVIYAGLTKKDLPRGHWRYLTEQEVINLGMIK; encoded by the coding sequence ATGGGTAGGTCAGATTCAGGAAACGGTAATAAAAAGTCTGGAAGACAGGGCGGTAATTTTAGGAAGAAAAGTTACGCCAGAGGCAATGCGCCCATTAAAAAAAACACAGAGCCCCAAAAACCTTCCGACCCTAATGTCATACGCCTAAATAGGTATGTTGCCAATTCGGGTGTGTGTTCCCGAAGAGAAGCTGATATTTATATTGCGGCCGGTAACGTTACCGTAAACGGTAAACCGATAACCGAAATGGGCTATAAAGTAAAACTTACCGATGACGTTCGTTTTGATGGTCGCAGGTTGAACCCTGTAAAAAAGGAGTACGTTGTATTGAACAAACCTAAAGATTTTGTCACCACTACCAGGGACGAACGAGGCAGAAGAACCGTTATGGGCCTTATCTCCAACGCTTCCAAATCCGAACTGGTACCCGTAGACAAATTGGATAAGGATACCACGGGTCTACTCTTGTTTACCAATGATGGCGAACTCTCCCAGCGTTTGAAGAGCCCTAAAAACGGACTAAGGAAAATATATCATATTGAGTTGAGCAAGCCCTTGCGTAGCGCAGACTTAAAAAAAATACAGGAAGGTATAGCGGTAGATGAAAAAGTAGTGCGTGTACAAGAAATAAGCTTTGTGGACAATGCCCCAAAAAATCAAGTGGGTATGGAGATTTTCAGTTCTAGAAACAATATCGTAAAACGAATTTTTGAAGAACTGGAATATGAAATCGTAAAACTGGATCGTGTTATTTATGCTGGCCTTACCAAAAAAGATTTGCCCCGTGGCCATTGGCGGTATTTGACCGAGCAGGAGGTCATTAATCTAGGTATGATAAAATAA
- a CDS encoding DUF1697 domain-containing protein — MQTYIALLRGINVSGQKKVMMTDLLELMQKSGFKAVQTYIQSGNIIFKSDGNDTGQIQTQISKNIAKKFGFQVPVLVIAMLDFKEIVAKNPFDHPNDLKANSIYFVLLKNVPNQDLMKSLNQESYPNEEFRITPKSIYLKCKKGYGNSKCDNNFFERKLKVQATTRNYRTMMKLMQLSQK, encoded by the coding sequence ATGCAGACCTACATCGCCCTATTGCGGGGAATAAACGTAAGTGGCCAAAAAAAGGTCATGATGACCGATTTGCTTGAGCTAATGCAAAAATCTGGTTTTAAAGCGGTTCAAACATATATTCAAAGCGGGAATATTATTTTTAAGAGTGATGGGAACGATACTGGCCAAATTCAAACCCAAATATCAAAAAACATAGCGAAAAAATTTGGTTTTCAAGTTCCGGTATTGGTCATCGCCATGTTGGACTTCAAAGAAATCGTTGCTAAAAACCCTTTTGACCATCCTAATGACCTCAAAGCGAACTCAATTTATTTTGTATTGCTGAAAAATGTGCCAAACCAAGATTTGATGAAGAGCTTAAATCAAGAATCTTACCCTAACGAGGAATTTAGAATTACCCCAAAGAGTATCTATTTAAAGTGCAAAAAGGGATATGGAAATTCAAAATGCGACAATAATTTCTTTGAACGAAAATTAAAAGTGCAAGCTACTACAAGAAATTATAGGACAATGATGAAGTTGATGCAATTATCGCAAAAATGA
- a CDS encoding mevalonate kinase family protein has product MKGPLFYSKILLFGEYGIIKDSKGLSIPYNFFKGALKTGQNLSESAQKSNKSLKGFVEYLKNLSKEEPNLVSFDLEALHQDVAQGMYFDSSIPQGYGVGSSGALVAAIYDKYAEDKITVLENLTREKLLTLKGIFGKMESFFHGKSSGLDPLNSYLSLPILINSHDNIESTSIPSQNSKGKGAVFLLDSGSTGETAPMVQIFMEQMKNEGFRKMLKNQFIKHTDACVEDFVNGNVKSLFGNLKQLSHVVLDNFKPMIPAKFHQLWKQGIDTNDYYLKLCGSGGGGYILGFTEDIDKARTALKDYNLEVVYNF; this is encoded by the coding sequence ATGAAAGGACCTTTATTCTACTCTAAAATCCTCCTCTTTGGGGAATATGGAATCATAAAAGATTCCAAGGGACTTTCTATTCCTTATAATTTTTTTAAAGGTGCATTGAAAACTGGGCAAAACTTATCGGAAAGTGCCCAAAAATCCAATAAAAGTTTAAAGGGTTTTGTAGAATACCTGAAGAACCTTTCCAAGGAAGAGCCAAATTTGGTTTCTTTTGATTTGGAGGCATTGCATCAAGATGTTGCACAGGGAATGTATTTTGACAGTTCTATTCCCCAAGGCTATGGCGTAGGGAGTAGTGGTGCCTTGGTTGCCGCTATCTATGATAAATATGCCGAGGATAAAATCACGGTATTGGAAAATCTTACCCGTGAAAAACTTTTGACCCTAAAAGGTATTTTTGGTAAGATGGAATCCTTTTTTCACGGCAAATCTTCTGGGTTAGATCCATTGAACAGTTATTTGAGCCTACCTATTTTGATTAACTCGCATGATAATATAGAATCTACCAGTATCCCTTCCCAAAATTCGAAGGGCAAGGGCGCGGTATTTTTGTTGGACAGTGGCTCAACGGGAGAAACCGCACCAATGGTGCAGATTTTCATGGAACAGATGAAGAATGAGGGTTTCCGTAAAATGCTTAAAAATCAATTTATAAAACATACCGATGCTTGTGTCGAAGATTTCGTGAACGGTAATGTAAAATCCCTATTTGGCAATCTCAAGCAACTTTCCCATGTGGTCTTAGACAATTTTAAGCCCATGATTCCCGCTAAATTCCATCAACTTTGGAAACAAGGTATCGATACCAATGACTATTATTTAAAACTTTGTGGCTCAGGTGGTGGTGGTTATATTCTTGGTTTCACCGAGGATATAGACAAAGCACGAACTGCGCTAAAGGACTACAATTTAGAAGTGGTGTACAACTTCTAA
- a CDS encoding carbon-nitrogen hydrolase family protein, with the protein MDNLLKVALAQISPVWLNKKATLQKIETTVQEAGKENAELIVFGEALLPGYPFWLSLTDGAKWDLNINKEIHAHYVRNAVQIEAGELDAVCQLAKENNIAMYLGIMERAKDRGGHSIYASLVYIDQVGEIKSVHRKLQPTYDERLTWAPGDGNGLQVHPLKQFTVGGLNCWENWMPLPRAALYGQGENLHVAVWPGSDHNTKDITRFISRESRSFVISVSSLMKKSDFPKDTPHLDAVLKESPEVLANGGSCIAGPNGEWIVAPVLYKEGLIYETLDFDRVYEERQNFDAVGHYSRPDVTKLYVNRERQSTVEFKE; encoded by the coding sequence ATGGATAATCTTTTGAAAGTAGCATTGGCGCAAATATCGCCCGTTTGGTTGAATAAAAAAGCAACTTTACAAAAAATAGAAACAACTGTTCAAGAGGCTGGTAAGGAGAATGCAGAACTCATAGTTTTTGGGGAAGCTCTGCTGCCGGGATATCCGTTTTGGTTGTCGCTGACCGATGGTGCCAAATGGGATTTGAATATCAATAAGGAAATACACGCACACTATGTTCGCAATGCTGTTCAAATCGAAGCTGGGGAATTAGATGCCGTATGCCAATTGGCAAAGGAAAACAATATCGCCATGTATCTGGGGATTATGGAGCGAGCAAAAGATAGGGGCGGCCATAGTATTTATGCTTCTTTGGTATATATTGACCAAGTTGGGGAAATAAAATCCGTACATCGAAAATTACAGCCTACCTATGACGAACGGTTGACCTGGGCACCGGGAGACGGCAACGGTCTACAAGTACATCCCCTAAAACAGTTCACGGTCGGTGGACTCAATTGCTGGGAAAATTGGATGCCCTTGCCAAGGGCAGCACTATACGGTCAAGGCGAGAATTTACATGTTGCCGTATGGCCCGGTAGCGACCATAACACGAAAGATATTACCCGGTTTATCTCCAGGGAATCCCGCAGTTTTGTGATTTCTGTTTCCTCTTTGATGAAAAAATCGGATTTTCCGAAAGACACGCCCCATCTAGATGCCGTTTTAAAAGAATCGCCAGAGGTCTTGGCAAACGGTGGTTCTTGCATTGCTGGTCCAAATGGCGAATGGATTGTAGCGCCCGTACTTTATAAAGAAGGTTTAATTTATGAAACTTTGGATTTTGACCGGGTATATGAAGAACGACAGAATTTTGATGCCGTTGGGCACTATTCACGCCCAGATGTGACAAAACTATATGTGAATAGGGAAAGACAATCAACGGTCGAGTTTAAGGAGTGA